The Gossypium hirsutum isolate 1008001.06 chromosome A13, Gossypium_hirsutum_v2.1, whole genome shotgun sequence nucleotide sequence TTGGCAATCCCTTCAGCAAACCTTTCTGGTTTGAAAAGATGAACATCATCTCCCCATACGGCAGGGTCATGGTGGAGTGCTATGAATCGGATGTTGAGGTCTAAATAATTAGGTAGGGCAAGTTCTCCTAATTGGACATCTCTTACTGCCTTTCTTACCACGCCATTTAGAGGAGGATAGAGCCGTAAAGTTTCTTTAATAATCATGGTAACctgttcaagaaaaaaaaaatcaaaccataacaatTTGCAGTTTAATATAAATGATCAATGTTAGTTTTCAAGCTTTAGAATTTGTATAGTTTGCTTACGGTCTTTAATTTGGCGATCCCTTCAGAATTTGGGTTTTGATTACCAAAAACCTAAATCACCTCTGCTCTTGCTTTGTCTTGCCAATCTGTATGTATTGCTAAAAGTAGGGTTATCCATGCAAGCAAGAAATTGGTTGTTTCTTGCCCAGCAAAATAGAAAGTTTTACACTCATCTATTATATCTTGTATCAAAAACCTGTTTTTCTCATCCGAATCATGATAGACATTTACAAGTAATCCTAGAAAATCATGGCCGCAGCTGTCGACTTCTCCGGTCATTACTTTCTCTTCCCTTTGTTTAATAATCTTCATCACAGAATCATGTATCGTTTTCTCAAGTttatctgattcaatttcatcAGCAGATTTCCAAAACTTGCTGAAAAGGCAAAGCAGATTAAATTCAATCCATTGACTCCATTGTGGTGGAAAAACACCAATATTTTAAAACCAAGATCAATGATTGTACCAACAAGCTACCAGTTTTTGATAAGGTttttactaataatattaaatgcAGAATCATTTGAACTTTTATGGGTATAGCCCAAAATACTTCCTACACTTAAAaagataaacttttttttttggaaaaacattttatattagtGGAGGATTAGATGAAGGTAGCCGATGATAGGAAATTTTGCTTTATAAAAATTTCTGCCTATAATTAGGGTCAACTTCATCAACATGTCAAAAATCTTCTCTCCTTCCAAGTAACTGCTACCAAAGGCTGTTCTGGATATCATTTCTGAAGTCAAGAATCTGAACTCTTGGAACACTTCCATCTCTTTGCCTTCCTTATCTTTCCATTTCTCAAGCATCGTTCCAACGCTAGCAATCATTGCTGGAATCATATTCTGCAAAAACCATCATCCATTATCAATGTTCCACAACAATAATTAGATTAGAAACTAGTGATTTACTTTTAAGCTCTCCCCATGGAAGGCATGATTGGCCAATTTCCTATGCCTTGCGCCCCATTTCTCACTTTTGATTGTAGAAATGCTGTCACCTAGTAGCTTCTTAAAGAAATATGAAGGCTTTGGCTTTGAAAAAGCTTTTTCACTGGTTTTCAGCACCTCTTTCACCAGTTCTGGGTCTGTTATTACCAGTTGAGCTCGAACTCCATTCCAACTAAGATAATTCTTCcctaaaaaatgatttaattaaaatctaTTCATGGAAATCCGAAAATACTACCAAAACAAGTTATTCCCACCGTATTTCTTGATGCAGGAGTAATCATGAGGCATTACTCTGGGAAATATATCGTGTGTCAAGGCCATAGGTTTGCTAGATGCTTCCTTCCGCATTTGAAGAGCTTCTTTGTTGTTTCCATGGATAAATTCATAAGGAGGTCCTCTGATCCCCTGTGAATTCATGATGAACTGTACACGATGAGGTACCCACAAATACTCGTGCAAGACATAGTGCAAAGCTACGAAAAGGCAGATGCACAAAAAAGCTGTGAAAAGGATTAGAAGATTTCCCATGGCCTCTATTTTCTTATCTTCACTGATGAATCCACCAAATTTTGCAGCAGCTTATATTCGTCAAAACTCGTTTACTATTTATTATTTGactattatataattaaatatataattgtttatgtttttattttatttataataatataattagtaaaatgtacgtgtgattcttttatatgtaaaaataagaaAGTAGTTATTTAtggtttgtttgtttgttattcataaatatatctttaataatttgtgaatatgtttaattaaatattattgaataagtttatttaatttaaatgaatgaaaatgaatataCATAATTTTTAAGCAAAGATTTGGAGGTTGGGTTTAGTTTTGAATAAGtttaataaatatgaatatgATTATACATACTATGAATATGAATAAGTTCAATTTTGGAGGCTGAGTTATGGGTATTTTTGAGGGCTTTATCTCTTTCATTGAAGCAGGGATTTGATAGAGTATTGATTAGTACAAATAGCATGAAAGCAGTTAAGATTATTCAAGACAACAATTCAAGAAACTTGAATTCAGCTTTGGCTAGGCGTATACATCAGTTGTTGGAAAGGTTGTTGGAAAGGACAGTACAATGATGTATTCAATATATGCccagaaaaaataataaagttgaTAATTTTCTTGCAAAAATAAATTGTAGTAATGAAGACGCTTTACTTATGTTTGAACAACCTCCTCTAGGTGTTTTAGTTTAATTCCTTGTGGACACTTTGTTTTGTCTTATATTCaccaaaaaagaagaagcataCACAAACAAAATTTTGAAACTCTAAACGAACATgaacacttttaaaaataaataaacgaaaatgATCAAAAATTCATTTGTTCAAGCTCTCGATTCATTTACAAACCTATACTAGGAAATAACAAAAATCTTAGAAATATTTAATTAGAAGGTCAACTTTTGTTATTAGTCCATATAATATGTGTAAGTTGTTAATTTAGTACTTATACTTTAGGTAATTTTTAGTCTTcacacttttaaattttaaaatttcaatcttgaccAAAATAATAGCTATTATATTTGTCGAAAACTCTACTATTTTTTGTTATAATATTAtgttattaacatattatcacGTGTAATACCATGAAAGTTTGCTATTTCCACATAATATTTATAAAGAgtcaaattattttagttaatgaaTTTTAATGATTGTCATTTAAATCaggattgaaaatttaaaatttgataaagtataaaaaaactaaaaaaaatgatgaaattagagaCAAAAATTAATAATAGAATTAAACTTAACCGATTTAATTGCTATAGTTTAAgttaggattaaaattttaaatttaaaaatatatataagagtTCAAATTATGGGACTATTTCTGTTATATATAGAAGATGGAGAAATAGTAAAATttgacataattaaaaaataactaaacttTGTATTAAAACTGGAAATCTTTTTGGGTATTGTAAAATGTTTTGAAGGATTGTAAATGATTTTTGGCCTAAATAAGTACTATAggccaattttattttttttaattatttttttaggtcaattttaattttaattaggaaAATAGGTCGCTTTTGGAAAGAGTTTGTGAAATCGCGACCAATTGAGTGTACTTTCCCTTTAAGTtgtaaattttgactttttattattattataattagttTCTTTAGGTGGATGGTTAAATATTGGTTGTTTTGTCCTTAAGTTCTAAGTTCGATTCCTCTTCTactcacatttatattttttatttcatgttattttaaactttttttaatgaatgtttttaacatattagcttccttagttaaatggttaaataataatGCTTTCATTCTTAAGacctatttttaattaataactcttatattcataaaatcaaataataaatatgtaattatataataaaaaaatacatattaatatattgttatgttaaaaaaagaaaaagacctacttctaattaatattagaaatgtatattacatatatcattatgtattttattgatcaattaaaatatttataaaacttcTCTAAAGTCTCTATTTCattatgtattttattgatcaattaaaatatttataaaacttcTCTAAAGtctttatttataggcataagaagtataaatgaagtagagaccTATTTCTaattactaataaaatttaaagtacatcaaagcttatcttgattttgatggacatccacttaataagatattcataacacccCATTGGATGTCCATGGTAGATAATGTGTCTCTTTAAAACCTCACTAAGATAAAAACCCTGTTAGAAAAAGTTTCCTAGTGAAGGAAAAATAGTACAAATATCTATAATACacataatatgctgcctcattaaaaaccttactaggAAAACTCAATGAAATaaaacctcggttaagggaaaaagagtacagtGCGTATTTACTCCCCCTAATGAAAGCATCACATAATATCTCATATTCTatatattcaatcttgaatattagcttttcaaatgaccatttgaacgtatttgctaagcatttatatcagcattcttttgaaagtcatgagtgagggaaaattttaggggaaatatattttgatctcttcaaaagtttcaacaataatcataacaaacctTAATCATGATCcctctataaaaatacaaataggtatttttgggtgcttatgctttgagatagttaaagccgtatgaaaagaattatccgacgcacgaccTTGAATTAGCTGCGATCatactgtctttctttttcacaaacagaacaggagcaccccaaggtgagaaactcggtctagcaaaccctctatcggtcaactcttgcaattgagaccttaattcttttagttcgatcagatccattctatatggagctatcgaattCGAAGTAGTACCAAGtattaactcaatgccaaattcaacttctcggatCAGAGGTAATCCAGGGAGTtcatcaggaaacacatcagaaaattcacagacaacaggcactgattcaactttcttttctgtcACTTTCGAATCGatcacatatgcaaagtaagctttacaaccttttctcacaatacttaGAGGTTTCATCAAAGATATCATAGTAggtaatccattcaaatcactagattcaattcgaacTATTTCACCATTctcgcatctcaaatcaatagtctttcatttgcaattcaaAATAACATTGTGCAAAGTTAACTaatctatacccagaattatatcaaactcttcaaagggtaataacatcagatcagctggaaaacaaatgtctcgaaacattaacggacagttctttcaaactttatcaaccaaaacagatttgcctagggggtttgaaactttaattacaaattcagtaactctacaggaaaagtcttactgtatactaaattcatgcatacatacgaATGTGTGGATTTAGGGTCTATCAAAGAaatcacaaaagtatcataaagtgtaaaattacccgtaatcacatctgaaaatgaagcttcttcacgagctcgaatagcataggctctagcaggtgtaCGAGCCTCTGATCGAACAACATTGTTTTTTATCCTTCTTTGATTACCAgtcacatttcccgtatttctagaAGATCTACCTCGAGATGCATTGCCACTTGGCCTCagattttgtacaatttcttgCTCGATAGACTCGGGGTAATCACGGATAAAGTGATCCAAAGATCCATATttgaaacaagctcgatcattcaatctatAACTTtcaggatgtcttttaccacattGCTTGCACTCAGGTTGATTAGAtcggacatttccaacacttgcaatagaAGTAGCTGGAGCTCGGAAGCTTGAATGCGATCTCGTACGATTTCTACTTGAATATCCCAcgttagcctttgaacggctaaaatcatcttaGAACTTCTTTGATGCAGACTAAAATGATTTACTTACGAATCTCTTTCTTACATCTCTAGCTtttgaatca carries:
- the LOC121212273 gene encoding cytochrome P450 CYP749A22-like gives rise to the protein MTGEVDSCGHDFLGLLVNVYHDSDEKNRFLIQDIIDECKTFYFAGQETTNFLLAWITLLLAIHTDWQDKARAEVTMIIKETLRLYPPLNGVVRKAVRDVQLGELALPNYLDLNIRFIALHHDPAVWGDDVHLFKPERFAEGIAKATNNNAAAFMPFRLEPRFCVGMSFAITETKIALSMILQRYTFTLSPTYVHAPLPNLSLKPQHGLHLLFHSLH
- the LOC107894092 gene encoding cytochrome P450 CYP749A22 — translated: MGNLLILFTAFLCICLFVALHYVLHEYLWVPHRVQFIMNSQGIRGPPYEFIHGNNKEALQMRKEASSKPMALTHDIFPRVMPHDYSCIKKYGKNYLSWNGVRAQLVITDPELVKEVLKTSEKAFSKPKPSYFFKKLLGDSISTIKSEKWGARHRKLANHAFHGESLKNMIPAMIASVGTMLEKWKDKEGKEMEVFQEFRFLTSEMISRTAFGSSYLEGEKIFDMLMKLTLIIGRNFYKAKFPIIGYLHLILH